One Amia ocellicauda isolate fAmiCal2 chromosome 13, fAmiCal2.hap1, whole genome shotgun sequence genomic window, CCCTACGGGAGGCGCTGCGGCGAGACGAGGAGGCCATGCTGCAGGCCATCGACGAGGACACCAGGGGCACCGTTGCCAAGCTGGACAAGGTGGCCAAGGATTGGAGGCAGCACCTGGCGCAGGTGCAGAAGGCCAAGGCCCACACGCAGGCCGCTCTGCAGCAGATCAAGGCCGGGACCGTCCTGCAGGTCAGATGGGGCGACACCTCCGCTCAGCACTGCGCTCAGACACAGCGAGGGTTAACAGTCACAGGGAACCACAAAACGGTTTCTATTAAGGAGTTAAGAGCCACTGAGGAGAAGTTTTACATCCCataaagacacagacacagagcgaCACTCAGAGCACGACTCCGGACAGCAGCCAGAGCTGACAGcacatttaatacatacaaataaagttttgtattttctttgtctcatatgacaacaacaaaactcTCTCAGCTGAAGAGTGTCTGAATGCACCCAGGGAAAACAAGCACAGAATAAGTGCAGCAATAATAAAACAGCCAGGAAAGTTACTATCCATTTTTATAATAAACACTAGTTCgacatgtttaaatatatatttagttctTTTGtaacagtttgtttgtttgtttttgttttttaggacACTCCTGAGGACCAAAGGTATCATTTCATTTCCATGTTATATCAACAGATTAGAAGGGAAGAATCTGCAGCACATAAATCACAGCCTGGTGTGCCGCACCACTGAGGCTGAGATTATGCGCTGAACAATTTGGTGATTTAATTCATAATGTACCCGTGACCTGTTTACTGTTACCAATTTACATCTGTACAGTAAATAAGCTTCTGTCATCTGACGGGTCTCTGGCCTCGCTGGTCATCGATGGCTGCTGTTTCTCAGGCTGCCAGTGTCTCATCCGAAGGCTCTTATGAATGAACAATGACTTACTGATGTCATTCTTTCTCCCAGCTGTCCTAAGAAAAAGGACGGTGCCGAGCAGAGCATAAAGCTGAACGAAGGCAGATTCCACAGGCTGCTGAAGATCCTGCACAACATCTCTAAGGACCTGGACACCCAACTGCAACGCAAATGTCTTCTGCTGGGTAACTGTCCCTCGGACGGAACCGCTGTTCTTGCTTTTTTATCTTCGATCGTCAAAACAATCAGAAACCTGCTTAGaacatattaaaacatttctgaCATCATCCTTTGATCTTTCTCTGGATTATATCTACGAATCCACTGACTAAAGAGGCTGTGTTGATGTCACACGCATTGAGAATAATTTAAATCTTCTTTTGTTTTGCCACGTGAAGCTCGGTCTCTAATGTCTGTTTTGAATCTCAGATTCCTCCGCTGTGACGGTGGACAGCAGCACCTGTCACAGGAGCATCACGGTGTGCCGAGACGGGCGCGGCCTGTGCTTCTCTGCCGAGCCTCAGCCCATGTCGGACTGCCCCCTGCGGTTCGACAGGGTGCGCTGCGCTCTGGGTGGCAGCGGTTTTGCCAAGGGGAGGCACTACTGGGAGGTGCAGGTGGGCTGCTGCTCAGAGTGGGCTGTGGGTGCCGCGTACGGCTGCATCGAGCGCCGGGGGAACCTGAAGGGGGCCAAGCCCGGCCGCAATCGACACTCCTGGTGCCTGGAGCTGCGCGACAGCCAGCTGTCCGCCTGGCACAACGACCGCAGCGCAGCCTGCAGGCGAGCCGGGCCCGGGGGCATCGTTCGGAGGGTGGGCGTGTTCCTGGACTACGAGAAGGGCCGCTTGGCCTTCTACAACGCCGGCACCATGCAGCTGCTGCAGGAGTTCTCCGGCGCCTACTCGGCCGCCTTCGACCGGATGCAGCACCAGTTCACCGAGCCACTCTTCCCTGTGTTCCGCTTCTTtcagcccgggcccgggcagcTTCGACCCAGCCACATGGAGATCTGCCCCCCGGAGGTCTGACTCCCTCACACTCAACAGCGTCACAGTGAGACCCACATGCACATGAATGCAATGAGTCCACAGTGTAACCCAGACGCATATTGAGAATTTGGAATCAGCCTGTTTATAGAATGTATTAATTGATTCAAGTTAGAAGTTAGAATTCTTCTGTATATCATAGGTACTTCAACCCTCTTGAGACAGTATGCATTACATCCGTACAAGGCGGTGAGGCAGCTTTACCAGATCATCTGTGTATGGGATCGGCAGTGTTTGCTCGTGTGATCAATGCTGTGAAGCCGATACCTGGTGCTCAGAGGGGCTCACCTGTAGTCGATGTCCAGGAGCAGACTCTTCATGACCCGGCCGCTGCCCTCCGAGTTCCTGATCTTGATCAGCTCATGGAGGCTGAAAGGCATTGTGGAGAGCGGTTTAGCCATGAAGAGTGCATGCTGGCTTTGACAGAGAGACTCATATGTTTATTTGTCCTTATCAGTTGGGGTTGGTCTTTTTAAACCTAATTTGCAGGGAGACCCCCGTCTCATAAGGAACTCCAGGCCACCTGTGAAGaatacagtaatacaataaCGAAGACATGCATTGCTGTCCATATTTAATAATACTATTCTGTGCTCCAGCTGTCCTGCTCCGCTTATTTTCTTCTATTTCTAAAGACAGATTTGTAATTACTTTAAAGGAACGGAGTACTTCTGTGAGGCCTGGAAAATAAAAGACTAAACAGCAGACTGAAACCTGAGCCTGGGGTTTTCTTGTGCTTTAACACCACGGTTTTCACAGCTGCTACATACAGAGACACGCACTTCACTGCCACTACACCTCGAGACTCGTTTATAGTGACGGGCTACTTCAATACAGCCGACCAGCACAGAGACGTCCGTCAGGAAAAGATCAGCTTAATAGTCATACTACAGTAACACACATCGTTATACTAGAGCTTCCTTGAACAAAACAAAGCCAGCGATTCAGGCTTTACTGGAAAGTACACAAGGACAGGGCCAGGAAATGAAGACGCAGCGCAGGGCTCAGGGGAACACGATCGTCCGGGACGCACCGTGGGGTGCCGAGGCACAGCACCTTCTGGAAGCCCAGCGCTGCGAACAGGTCCAGCAGGAAGTGGCCGCTGCGGTCCGTGAACAGGTACTGCGCGTTGGTCTTCTTGTTGTCCAGCGGGCGCAGCAGCTGGCTGGGCCGGCGCAGCTGGGCGGCGCTAACGTCGAGCAGGATGCTGTGGGCCGAGTGGGCAGCCCAGTCCGcagggagcagcagcagctggcAGGTCTGGCAGAACCGCCGCTGCGCCAGCGGGAGGGAGACGACCTGAAGGAACCTGCGGATTcagagaggtcaggggtcaCCAGCACGACAAAAAAGATTTACTGCCACAGCCTCCCCAGCTCACCCTCCCCAAACCACCGCTGACAGCATTATTTAACCTACAGAGTTAATTTTTACTTAAATAATaagacaaattaaatgtaataaccTTGGACTGTAAGCCCTGTGAACACAGTGTTTCCCTACCATTATAAAGGGGTGGCACCTTTACCAGCTTCTTTCATATCAACAcctataataatcatcattctGACACATGATCAGCACAGTGATGAGGAGAAGGGAAGGGACGGGCAAACAGCTGCAGCCGTTTGTGATCATAACCCTGAAATCAGCTGCTAGAATATCATGCATTTCACACAAGTGCAGACCATCGCAGACCCCTGCTGCAGCTGCAAATTAAGTCAATTGAAAAGGAAAAGCAGAGTCCTCTTACCGGGAGCGGAACTCCTCGTGTGTGAAGGGCGGCTGCTTCGCTTTATTCTCCTCTTCACGAGCCAAGAGTCTGGCTTTCGACACCTGTGAGCAGAAACACTGCGAGTGTGTTGTGTAGCACACAAGTGAAGAGACACAGACTAGGTGTACAGTGCAGCCGGGGTCATTACTCAGCTCAGCCCTGATGCCCTCACCACTGGTAAAGGCTGTATGGGGTCAATTCTCTACATCCACAGAAGTTTCCATCTTAACCAAGTTTGTATTGACCTTAAACTGCATCAAAATGAAACTAATGACACAAATGCCTTTATTATAACAACATAGTGGTCACATGCAATACCTCTGTGCATGTCCTAGAACGGGGCGAGACCCtgaattaatcagtgggccgaaAGTCCAGATGGCAAGTAAGAGCCTGAGCTGCAAGACCCATTTACAACCATTGCAAGccacaaatgctacattttCATTTCGAAATAGCaatataattacataaatacacatcaacaatgcaATAAGGGAGTAAAACgttgatacaaaataagcagttgtcataaatatagtactttcttatgtttattttttggggggtggggggaatggTCGTGGGTGCACTTTGTGCCGCAGGTTTGCACCCCTGCCCTAGAATATAAAACTCCAATACATGCCCTCCAACTGCGCTTGCCTTTTGCACAGATTACAAGATGGCAATCGCACCTTTAGAAACTACTGGAGCCATTATATGCATACCTGCAGCCTCCCGAGGGAGGAACACCCTGGCTGGCTTCATTGATGAATAACTACCATGTGTTCAGTGTTTAGAAGTGGGGGATTCAGGGTGACCGTGAGATGAAGTGGACTGGGGATCTCCAGCACCAGGGTTGGACACCCCTGTGTTACAGTGAACTGCACCATCTCTCACCTTCTCGTCTTGCCACTGGAAGAAGCTGCAGTCTTTGCGGTCCCTGCAGGCGGAGCATGCGTAGAACCGGCGACCCTgctgcccccccacacacaccttcACGAACAGCAGAGCGGGGCCTGCGCAGGCGTAGCAAGCATCGTTACTTATAGCTATGTGACAGCAGAAAAACTACACTAAACATTAAACGTCAACCATTATAATACTATACTGGCGTAGGATATGTAAGCTTGCCAGGTTACCGTAACTACTTTATACTACACGTGTACAACAAAGTGCTTGACACACACTAAACTAAAGCAATACTGTAAATGAAGGGATTGAACTATCACTTCTGTTGAATGCTGTAATCTCGCAATAACTGCTATTTACATGAGTGTCACTAAACTACACAAGTCAAATAGTTTGACCTGTTACACaattacaacacgaacacaacGCACCGTGGACACAGCATGGCGCTGCTGCGGAGTCCTCTTCGTTTAAGATCACTTCTACTCCAAATCCATCCGTGTCTGAAACACAAATTTTGTCCATTTTCCTTTTAACCAACAAGAAACgttaaaaaatagaaatacaaattaaaatcacGTTGTTATTGGTGGCGGCCATGTTACCACCTCATTCCCAGAATCCCCATTAGTATAAACTCGATGGTGTAGAGCGAATCTGTCGCGTCTGTGTGACGACACCATAAACAAAATAAGCGGTCGCGTTCGTGGTGCGCTATACTATACTGTGGATTTGTGTTAAAAGATCTGCCTGTGATCTTACTAAAACATGAATATGAAGAAATTAGTCTTCTTTATTAAAGAGCAGATAGGGAGGTTAATCTATCAACTCATCTAGCGTGGAGCACatgaacaaatacaataaatcagAATCAGAACCCTGCCTGGTCTGGCAGAAAGAgaggagacacaaacacacacacacacacacacacagacaccctctcactcacacagacagtacagacacacacacactcacacagacacacaaacacacacacagacaccctctcactcacacacacagtacagacacacacacacactcacagacaccctctcactcacacagacagtacagacacacacacactcacacagacactctctctctcgctctcacaaacacacacacagacaccctccctccctctctctctctctctctctctctctctctctctctctctctctctcacacacacacacagtacagacacacacactcacaaacacacagtacagacaccctccctctctctctctctctctctcacacacacacaaacactcacacacacaccctctctctctctctctctcacacacacacacacacacaccctctcactcacacagacagtacaaacacacacacacagacacactcactcacactctcagaCACCctatcactcacacacacacacacacacacacacacacagacaccctctctctctctctctctctctctctttctctcacacacacacacacacacaaacacacaccctctcactcacagacagtacaaacaaacacacaccctctctctctctctctctctctctctctctctctcacacacacacaatacagacaCTCACACCTCAGCATTGTCTCCTGACAATgacacacagagcagcagtgaTGCAGAGACCCAAGGACCCACAATAAGGGCAGGGGCTTCAGGACAGACAGCAGGAGACACCTCTCCTCCCAGCTGTGAGGATCTGGAACAAACCATTGCAGCAGACAAATTAAAATCTATTTCCACAGTGTGGTGGTGACTGTAACCTCTGTGGTTTAAAATAAGTCTGGAcgtttgtctgtttatattaattaatagccACATTAATTACATAGTTGATCAATGTAATTATGGATTATTTGACACACGAATCagacaaattaacaaattacttGACAGATTCCTGGATGAATTTACTACTGTATGGCCAAACTGCTGGCTGAACGGCCAAATTGAAGAATTTCTGAATTAATTTCCCAATGAACTACCAAACTGATGGacgaacacttttggcacaaacggcGCTCCATAAGCCACCCCCAACCGAGCTTCCAGTCCTCCTGTGCCAGAGATTCGCTGAACCCCTCTGTGCTCCTCCTCACCCCTCACCCAGTGGATCGGCCTCCCCACCGCCGGCAGCTCCGCCCGGTCCCTGACCCCTCCTGGCCTCTGCCCAAGACACACCTGTTCAGAGGGTACCTGTGACACGCAGCCTGGGCTGACAGCTCAGCACCTCCGCTCTCTCACACGCATTAACTCTGCTCCCTCAGGCTCCTGATTACAGAGAAATTTCTAGCACTTCTATAATTTCACTGGAACATCTCCTTTGCCCACCCCACCCCTTCACACACAGGGCTTAACTGCACTGCATCTGCACTGGGTGGTATATCAGTCTTGGGATGTGCACTTATtgtttttgtactgattgttaCTGCATTTTGAAATACTTTAAAAGGGTTTCTAGTGAAAAGTAAGTAGCCCTGGCTGAGGGCATCTGACCAGAAATcattaacatatttaaaaagttaatacaaatgtccactataatgacactataggaatagaactagatgaagtaacgcatgagaaagacctaggagtctatgtggactcctcactttctccatccaaacaatgtggggaagcaataaaaaaggcaaacacaatgctagggtatattgtcaaaagtgtagaattgagaacaagggcagtgatgttcagactgtacaatgcactagttagagctcatctggatactgtggacagttctgggctccacacttcaagaaagatatcgctgctctagaggcagttcagaggagagcaaccagacttattccaggtctgaagggaatgtcctactgagagactgaggaactgaaccttttcaccctggaacagaggagactacgtggggacttgatccaagtcttcaaaatcatgaaaggcatcgaccacatcaaaccagaggagcttttccagatcagcagggacacacgcacccggggacacaaatggaaattgggcttcaaggcattcaagacagaaaacaggagacacttcttcacacagagaggcgtcacaatctgaacaaactccccagcgatgtgtctgaagagacaatttgggaacattcaaaaacagactggataggatccttgatcacttagttattaatggacaccaaacgagctcaatggggcgaatggcctcctctcgattggacactgtctcatgTTGTACATGTTTACTACACAGCGATATTCTCTGTGACTCTGAACTGCAGTTTCCTCTGAAAAGAGCTCAAGAAGAGACGGAGAAACATTCACACAAACCCGTAATGAGCCACTAAGACTCCGGTCTTCATAGAGGCAGCTGTGCTTCTCACAAATAATGAAATCCCATTAAACAACTTGTaaatttatttcatttaaatacatattttaaactaACAATTTATCTAAAGCTTTACAATCATATGttctggaaaagaaaaaaacaaaaacacccaagATGCGTTTTAAGAACCAGGTGTGAACAGATGCTCCGCTGTCCTTCAGAGCCGGCAGCAGAAGCCCCCGTAGTACTGTGCTGCGTAGAGTATTTAATACGTTTAAAACCACAATACATTCATCGTATGAAAAAATACTCTGTCCCCTGCACTGGAATCGCTGGCGGGACGATCTGTAAACTCAGTTACATTCAAAAACACTTTTGCAAAGATTCAAGTTTAGTTTCGTGGTTCGGTTTTGATTTGGCAGTTGGCAGCCGTCTGCACCGCGAGGCCGAGGGTCCCGGTGCGCTGGGGGTCGGGGCTaccaggaggagaagaagggccTCTTGCAGTGGAAGGTCTGCGTGAAGGCGTTGCCCAGCTGCACCACACGGCCCTGGCTGCCGCTGCGGCTGCGCTCCACCACCACCCGGGGCATCTGCACCAGCTGGATCGGGCTCTTCCCGTCCTTCAGGGCCTGGGTCAGGTTCAGGATCTAGccagagggagtgagagaggagTTACAACCCAGAGGAGACGCTCCCCCACTACCCTGGATTTAAATCAGCTTCCATTCAGGAACACGAGCGTGACTCACCTGTCCTCTCATCACAGACATCTGCTTCTCAAACGTGGCTTTGTCGAAGCCCTTGTCCCTCTGAAATTAAAACGGTTCGGTTATATTCTGATAAATATCATCACATTTCT contains:
- the LOC136766941 gene encoding E3 ubiquitin-protein ligase TRIM62 isoform X2, which produces MAEKEQSTSPCSHGKEDAGNTEGLAHSLQHPEGNREPSQPFPRSPNLARKQQSSPKVGRRSEAGLSRLLQELSEEESKASAHIQSLKKQSANLNDTAGAMKQQVSDSYAALREALRRDEEAMLQAIDEDTRGTVAKLDKVAKDWRQHLAQVQKAKAHTQAALQQIKAGTVLQDTPEDQSCPKKKDGAEQSIKLNEGRFHRLLKILHNISKDLDTQLQRKCLLLDSSAVTVDSSTCHRSITVCRDGRGLCFSAEPQPMSDCPLRFDRVRCALGGSGFAKGRHYWEVQVGCCSEWAVGAAYGCIERRGNLKGAKPGRNRHSWCLELRDSQLSAWHNDRSAACRRAGPGGIVRRVGVFLDYEKGRLAFYNAGTMQLLQEFSGAYSAAFDRMQHQFTEPLFPVFRFFQPGPGQLRPSHMEICPPEV
- the LOC136766941 gene encoding E3 ubiquitin-protein ligase TRIM62 isoform X1; protein product: MMAEKEQSTSPCSHGKEDAGNTEGLAHSLQHPEGNREPSQPFPRSPNLARKQQSSPKVGRRSEAGLSRLLQELSEEESKASAHIQSLKKQSANLNDTAGAMKQQVSDSYAALREALRRDEEAMLQAIDEDTRGTVAKLDKVAKDWRQHLAQVQKAKAHTQAALQQIKAGTVLQDTPEDQSCPKKKDGAEQSIKLNEGRFHRLLKILHNISKDLDTQLQRKCLLLDSSAVTVDSSTCHRSITVCRDGRGLCFSAEPQPMSDCPLRFDRVRCALGGSGFAKGRHYWEVQVGCCSEWAVGAAYGCIERRGNLKGAKPGRNRHSWCLELRDSQLSAWHNDRSAACRRAGPGGIVRRVGVFLDYEKGRLAFYNAGTMQLLQEFSGAYSAAFDRMQHQFTEPLFPVFRFFQPGPGQLRPSHMEICPPEV